In a single window of the Dehalococcoidia bacterium genome:
- a CDS encoding transporter: MIASLATLALGILIGYMGQRSKFCTISGIRDFFMLKDSFRFKGLLGLIAGSAAGYFAFQFLGGAIPNFPLGMGLGSPSLLIAGVVGSMGLGFFSVFAEGCPFRQHVMAAEGKVSALLYLLGFYLGIVYFNVVTIKWLDLLLRSMG; encoded by the coding sequence ATGATAGCTAGTCTGGCGACTCTAGCCCTCGGCATTCTCATTGGCTATATGGGACAACGGTCCAAGTTTTGCACTATCAGCGGCATCCGTGACTTTTTCATGCTGAAAGATTCCTTCCGCTTCAAGGGGTTACTCGGCCTGATTGCGGGCAGCGCCGCGGGTTATTTTGCCTTTCAGTTTTTGGGGGGGGCCATCCCCAACTTCCCACTGGGGATGGGTTTGGGATCACCGAGTTTGCTTATTGCCGGCGTAGTCGGTAGCATGGGTTTGGGTTTTTTTTCGGTGTTTGCTGAAGGCTGCCCTTTCCGCCAGCACGTTATGGCTGCTGAGGGCAAAGTGTCAGCACTGCTTTATCTACTGGGTTTTTATCTGGGGATAGTTTATTTTAATGTGGTAACCATCAAATGGCTTGACCTGTTACTCAGAAGCATGGGTTAG
- a CDS encoding cytochrome C: MKLRLGSNRIFVIGIIMGLGAALVQAYFKVQPPEAYGISFIGHPNDLFAWLTNKFAGTNWPVRDVFVIYPALTVIGVLLGSIAAASRNKEFRIQTGPVRKGFLAIIFGFLVVNLGLLWGSCPIRTALLVGYGNGMAVLALLSMAAGVMLAVTYIRFKAKKGIPR, translated from the coding sequence TGTAATCGGCATTATCATGGGGCTCGGGGCGGCGCTTGTCCAGGCTTATTTTAAAGTACAGCCGCCTGAGGCTTATGGCATCAGCTTTATCGGCCACCCCAATGACCTGTTTGCCTGGCTGACCAACAAATTCGCCGGTACAAACTGGCCGGTGCGCGATGTGTTTGTTATTTACCCGGCGCTCACCGTTATTGGTGTATTACTCGGCTCCATTGCGGCTGCCAGCAGGAACAAGGAGTTTAGAATCCAGACGGGGCCGGTGAGGAAGGGGTTTTTAGCCATCATTTTCGGCTTTTTAGTTGTCAACCTCGGCCTGCTATGGGGTTCGTGCCCCATAAGAACGGCGCTGCTGGTGGGTTATGGCAACGGCATGGCCGTGCTTGCCCTGCTGTCGATGGCTGCTGGAGTGATGCTGGCAGTTACCTACATCCGCTTTAAGGCTAAAAAGGGGATACCTCGATGA